In Streptomyces camelliae, the sequence TGCGCGCCGGCGCCCTGGCCGCCGGTACGACGCTGATGATGCTGCTCATGTCGTCCCCCGCGCTCGCGCTGACCCGCGACGACGGTGACGACCCCGGCAAGGGCCTGAGCGTCATCCAGACGCTGGGCCTCTATGTGCTGATCCCGCTCGCCCTGTTCGCCGTCATCGCCGGTCTGGTGATGGCACTGGACAAGTCCAAGATCAGGACCGTCAAGCCCACCGCCACCGGCGCCAAGGCGAAGGCCGACGCCAAGGCCTGACCGCACCCGGGTTCTTCCGCCGGGGGCGCCTGCCCTCCCGCCGGTACGCGCATCCGCCGTACCGGGGTGAAGCAGGCGCCCCCGGCGTTTTTCGTGCCTGTTCAGGGCTGGATCGGTGCCTGTTCAGGGCTGGGTCCGTGCCTGTTCAGGGGCTGGGGGTCCATGCCTGTTCGGAGGCCGGGTCCCATGCCCGTTCAGGGGCTGGGCGCGGTCAGATAGCGCTGGACGGTCGGGCCCAGCCACGCCACCAGTTCCTCTCGGGTCAGTGCCGTCGCCGGCGGCAGCCGCAGCACGTAACGGGTCAGGGCCAGCCCGAGCACCTGCGCGGCACAGAGCGCGGCCCGCACCGGGACCTGCTCGGGGTCCGGGCACACCTGCCGGGCCGCCGGCAGCAGCTGGTCCCGGAAGATGCCCTGCATCCGTTCGGCCCCGGCCTGGTTGGTGACACCTACCCGCAGGACGGCCCGCAGCTCCTCGTTGTCCTCCCACAGGTCGAGGAAGTGGCCCACGAGCGCCCGCCCGACCTCCTCCCTCGGCACCTGCCCGAGGTCGGGCATCCGCAGATCCAGCGCGACGGCCGCCGCGAACAGCCCCTCCTTACTGCCGAAGTACCGCATCACCATGGACGGGTCGATGCGCGCGTCCTTGGCGATCGCCCGGATGGTGGCCCGCTCGTAGCCGTCTGCGGCGAACCGCTCGCGGGCGGCGCCGAGAATGGCGGACCGCGTGGCGTCGGAGCGCCGCGCCGGGCCTGTGCTCCCTGTGCCCTGGCCTGCGCCCCATGTGCTCTGGCCTGGTTCCTGGTGCTTCTGCGTGCTGCCGTTCATGCCAACGAGCGTAGGCCAACGTGCGTGGGCCAACAAGTGTTGACTCCCGCCGTGACCCGGTTCTACCGTTGCCAACAAGCGTTGACCAACACATGTTGGCAAACATTCGTTGGTATCAGGAGGTCACCATGAACGGCACCCCCGCCACCGTCGTCGTCGTAGGCTCCGGCCCCACCGGCCTGCTGCTTGCCGGTGACCTCGCCGGCGCCGGCGTCCCGGTCACCGTCCTCGAAAAGCGCCCCCACAAGACCAGCAACCTCTCCCGCGCCTTCGTCCTGCACGCCCGCACCCTCGAACAGCTCGACGCCCGCGGGCTTGCGGACGACCTGGAGGCCGTGGGCCGGCCGCTCGACCGCCTCCGCCTCTTCGGCCGGCTCGGCATCGACCTCTCCGCTCTCCCCTCCCGCTTCAACCACCTCCTCGTCCTCCCGCAGTACGAGGTCGAGAAGGTGCTGAAGCGGCGGGCGGTCGAGGCGGGGGCGGACTTCCGGTACGAGACCGAGCTGACCGGGCTCGCCCAGGACGCGGACGGAGTCACGGTCGAGGTGCGCGGGCCCGAGGGGCGTACGGAGAGCCTGCGGGCGGCGTACGTCGTCGGTGCCGACGGCATGCGCAGCGCCGTACGGGACGCGATCGGGCTGCCCTTCCCGGGCACGTCGGTGATCCGGTCCGTGGTCCTCGCCGACGTCAGGCTCGCCGAGGAGCCGCCGGCCCTGCTCACCGTCAACGCCGTCGGCGACGCGTTCGCCTTCCTCGCACCGTTCGGCGACGGCTACCACCGGGTGATCGGCTGGCACCGCGGCCGTGACGTCCCCGACAGCGAGCCGCTCGACCTGGCCGAGGTCAAGGAGATCACCCGCCTCGCCCTCGGCCGGGACTTCGGGATGCACGACGCCCGCTGGATGTCCCGCTTCCACAGCGACGAACGGCAGGCGCCGGCCTACCGGGTCGGCCGGGTCTTCCTGGCCGGAGACGCCGCCCACGTGCACACCCCGGCGGGCGGCCAGGGCATGAACACCGGCCTGCAGGACGCGGCGAACCTCAGCTGGAAGCTGGCCGCGGTCGTCGCCGGCCACGCGGACCCCGCGCTGCTCGACACCTACCAGGCCGAACGGCACCCCGTGGGCAGGACGGTACTGCGCAGCAGCGGCGGGATCGTCCGCCTCGCGATGGCCAAGCGCCCCTGGACGCTCGCGGCGCGCGCCGCGCTCACCGCGTTCCTGAACGCCGTCGGCCCGGCCCGCCGCGCCGTCGCCGCCCAGGTCACCGGCATCGGCTACCGCTACCCCGCGCCCCGCGGCGCCCACCGCCTCACCGGCACCCGCGTCCCGGACGTCGCCCTCGCCGGCGGCGGCCGCCTCTACGAGGCCCTGCGCGGCGGCCGGTTCGTGCTGCTCACCCCGGAGCCGTACGAGACGGGACCGGGCCGCGCCGGCCGGCTGACCGTGGCCCACTGGGCGAGCGGACGCCGTACGACCGTGCTGGTGCGCCCCGACGGCTACGCGGCCTGGGCGGCGGACTCGGCCGACGCGGCGCAGATCGAGACGGCACTGACGGCGCAGGCGGGTGTCTAGTCGGACTCCCGGAGCAACTCCCGCAGCAGGTCGGCCAGTTGGTCGGCCTGTTCGGCGTCCATGGAGGCCAGTGCCTGCGTCTGGACCGCGAGACCCGCGCCGACCGCCTGGTCGATGATGTCCAGGCCCTTGTCGGTGAGGGTCACCTGGAGGCCGCGGCGGTCGTGGGGGTCGGGGGAGCGGCGGAGCAGGCCGGCCTTCTCCAGTTTGTCGAGGCGGCCGGTCATGCCGCCGGTGGTGAGCATGAGGGTGGCCGACAGCTGGCGCGGGGAGAGGGTGTACGGCTCACCGGCCCGGCGCAGGGTCGCCAGCACGTCGAACTCGCCGCGTGAGACGCCGTACGGCTGGTACGCCTTCTCCATGCGGTCGCCCATGGTGCGGGAGAGGCGGTAGATCCGCCCGAAGACCTCCATCGCCTTGGTGTCGAGGTCGGGCCGGACGGCCGCCCACTGATCGATGATCGCGTCGACGGGATCCCTGTGCTGAGGGCGGTCTTCGGTCATGCGCCGAGTATCGCGCGGCGGCCGATCACTCGCAAGAAAGTAGCTTTGCGGAAAGTAGCTTGTAAAAAAGTAGCTTAGAGCTAAGCTAGTTCCCGCCAAGCTACTTACAGGGGGTCGGCAGATGAAGAGACAGCGACAGCTCCCGGCGGAGTGGGTGCTGCCCGTCACCGCCGCGGTCAACGGCGTCGGCACCGGCATGTACGTGCCGTTCACGCTGGTCTTCTTCCACGCCGTGACCGGACTGTCCTTCCCGGTCGTCGGCGCCGTGCTCACCGCCACCGGCCTCGCGGGCATAGCCGTACTGCCGCTCGCCGGGACGGCGGTGGACCGGTACGGTGCGAAGCGGGTGCTCCACGTGCTCTACGGCGTTCGGGTCGCCGGTTTCGCCCTCTATCCCTTCGCCCACTCCCTCCCCGCCTTCGCCGCCGTGGCCCTGGTCACCGCAGCGGCCGACCGGGCCTTCCCCGCCGCCCAGCAGTCCCTGATCGGCGAAGTGGCGCGCGGGGCCGGCCGGGACCGGCTGCAGGCGGCGACACGCGCGCTGCAGAACGCCGGCAGCGGCGCCGGCGCACTGCTGGCCACGCTGGTCATCTCCCTTGCGGGCAGCACCGGTTACACCTACGCGGCCTGGGGCAACGCCCTCGCCTTCGCACTCGCGGCACTGCTGCTGCGCCCGCTGCGGCCGGTGCGCACGGCGGGTGGAGCCACCACCGTGCGCCGGGCGGGCGCGGGCTACCGGCTGGTCCTCGCCGACCGGCCCTTCCTGGTCGTCACCGGCGCCAACTTCCTGAACGCGCTGAACTATTCGGCCCTCTCGGTGCTCTTCCCGCTGTTCATGGTGGAGTGGCTGCGCGGGCCCGCGGTGCTCACCGGTGCCGCGTTCACCCTGAACACCCTGCTGTGCGCGGTGGCCGGTGTCGCCGTCGGCGCGCGGGTCCGGCGTACGGGTGCCCGGCGCACCCGGGCGGCGGCGCTGGGCGGCTCCCTGTTCGCGGCCGCGTTCGCCGCACAGATCGTGCTCGGCACGCTGCGGCCGGGCTCGGCCGCGGTCCTCGGCACGGCCCTGGCCGCCGTGGCCGTCGTCTACACCCTCGGCGAGCTGATCCACAGCCCCGCCGCCGAGGTGCTGGCCGTCTCGGCGGCGCCCGGGGCAGTACGCGGCCGGTATCTGGCGGCCTACCAGATGTCCTGGTCGCTGGCGAAGGCGGTGGCGCCGTCCCTGTTCACGGCCCTGCTCGCGCTGGACGGCCGGGCTCCGTGGGCGGTCCTCGTCCTGACGTCGGCGCTCGCCGCCACGCTCCTGATCCGGGTGGAGCACCGGCTCCCGGCGGAGGCGGTACGGCCGCTGCCGGTGACGGTGACGGTGACGGTGACCGGCGGCCGTGCTCCGCTCACCCCTGCGACAACCCTCGAAGCCACCCCCGTCCCCGAAGGATCCCGGCCGTGAAACGCTCCGCAGCCACCATCGCGCTCACCGCCCTCGCCCCCGTCTCCTGGGGCACCACCTACGCGGTCACCACCGAGTTCCTCCCGCCGGACCGCCCGCTGTTCACGGCCCTGACCCGCGCCCTGCCCGCCGGCCTGCTACTGCTCGCCGTCACCCGGGTGCTGCCGAAGGGCGCCTGGTGGTGGAGGGCGCTGGTGCTCGGCGCGCTGAACAT encodes:
- a CDS encoding FAD-dependent monooxygenase; this encodes MNGTPATVVVVGSGPTGLLLAGDLAGAGVPVTVLEKRPHKTSNLSRAFVLHARTLEQLDARGLADDLEAVGRPLDRLRLFGRLGIDLSALPSRFNHLLVLPQYEVEKVLKRRAVEAGADFRYETELTGLAQDADGVTVEVRGPEGRTESLRAAYVVGADGMRSAVRDAIGLPFPGTSVIRSVVLADVRLAEEPPALLTVNAVGDAFAFLAPFGDGYHRVIGWHRGRDVPDSEPLDLAEVKEITRLALGRDFGMHDARWMSRFHSDERQAPAYRVGRVFLAGDAAHVHTPAGGQGMNTGLQDAANLSWKLAAVVAGHADPALLDTYQAERHPVGRTVLRSSGGIVRLAMAKRPWTLAARAALTAFLNAVGPARRAVAAQVTGIGYRYPAPRGAHRLTGTRVPDVALAGGGRLYEALRGGRFVLLTPEPYETGPGRAGRLTVAHWASGRRTTVLVRPDGYAAWAADSADAAQIETALTAQAGV
- a CDS encoding MFS transporter, with the translated sequence MKRQRQLPAEWVLPVTAAVNGVGTGMYVPFTLVFFHAVTGLSFPVVGAVLTATGLAGIAVLPLAGTAVDRYGAKRVLHVLYGVRVAGFALYPFAHSLPAFAAVALVTAAADRAFPAAQQSLIGEVARGAGRDRLQAATRALQNAGSGAGALLATLVISLAGSTGYTYAAWGNALAFALAALLLRPLRPVRTAGGATTVRRAGAGYRLVLADRPFLVVTGANFLNALNYSALSVLFPLFMVEWLRGPAVLTGAAFTLNTLLCAVAGVAVGARVRRTGARRTRAAALGGSLFAAAFAAQIVLGTLRPGSAAVLGTALAAVAVVYTLGELIHSPAAEVLAVSAAPGAVRGRYLAAYQMSWSLAKAVAPSLFTALLALDGRAPWAVLVLTSALAATLLIRVEHRLPAEAVRPLPVTVTVTVTGGRAPLTPATTLEATPVPEGSRP
- a CDS encoding TetR family transcriptional regulator, with the translated sequence MNGSTQKHQEPGQSTWGAGQGTGSTGPARRSDATRSAILGAARERFAADGYERATIRAIAKDARIDPSMVMRYFGSKEGLFAAAVALDLRMPDLGQVPREEVGRALVGHFLDLWEDNEELRAVLRVGVTNQAGAERMQGIFRDQLLPAARQVCPDPEQVPVRAALCAAQVLGLALTRYVLRLPPATALTREELVAWLGPTVQRYLTAPSP
- a CDS encoding MarR family winged helix-turn-helix transcriptional regulator codes for the protein MTEDRPQHRDPVDAIIDQWAAVRPDLDTKAMEVFGRIYRLSRTMGDRMEKAYQPYGVSRGEFDVLATLRRAGEPYTLSPRQLSATLMLTTGGMTGRLDKLEKAGLLRRSPDPHDRRGLQVTLTDKGLDIIDQAVGAGLAVQTQALASMDAEQADQLADLLRELLRESD